From Peromyscus maniculatus bairdii isolate BWxNUB_F1_BW_parent chromosome 8, HU_Pman_BW_mat_3.1, whole genome shotgun sequence, a single genomic window includes:
- the Kif18b gene encoding kinesin-like protein KIF18B → MVMAVEDSVVRVVVRVRPPTPRELESQRRPVIQVVDDRVLVFDPEEYDGGFPGLKWSGSHNGPKKKGKDLTFVFDRVFGEAATQQDVFQHTTHSILDSFLQGYNCSVFAYGATGAGKTHTMLGREGDPGIMYLTTMELYRRLEARQEEKQFEVLISYLEVYNEQIHDLLEPKGPLTIREDPEKGVVVPGLSFHQPASAAQLLEMLTRGNCSRTQHPTDANATSSRSHAIFQIFVKQRDRVPGLTQALQVAKMSLIDLAGSERASSTHAKGERLREGANINRSLLALINVLNALADAKGRKSHVPYRDSKLTRLLKDSIGGNCRTVMIAAVSPSSLTYEDTYNTLKYADRAKEIRLTLKSNVISLDHHISQYATICQQLQAEVAALREKLQVYEAGAQAQQQHPPQSPKLSVPQHLPSSPLQPGHCSQSYTPVLHAQCGTLQEENLETEAQEQRAVEDNASEQEQSLQDEQFPTQMPEPDLPGSPSVTLQPKPVMSQHSPQKLDGDHFKQLALRVLCLAQQQYSLLQAANLLTPDMISEFETLQQLVHEENTELGAQSPRAPGRARGHPLAQECSESKPSGYCGPVTRTMAKQLNGLTHTLGVPLGPDCTSDKMSQKPAEERKKKRKLSPTEPGSPPAPTQETKRQRQSFLPCLRRGSLPKAQPASEPRTPRGERASSSPSSRVCPATVIKSRVPLGPSALQNCSTPLALPTRDLNTTFTVSEESPFKPSFHDPVGWEQVPQELNCTDQPFIPSAPVLMFTMKGPKSSLPTTTAGKKRRAVRSSVSRGRSCIARLPSSTLKKPDGPFTVPEPPLSPHCLGDQRTHKGLIGVTECC, encoded by the exons atggtgatggctGTGGAAGACAGCGTGGTTCGGGTGGTTGTACGGGTGAGGCCTCCCACCCCGAGGGAGCTAGAGAGTCAGCGGCGGCCTGTGATTCAGGTGGTAGATGACCGGGTGCTGGTGTTTGACCCTGAGGAGTATGATGGGGGATTTCCTGGCCTAAAATGGAGTGGCTCCCACAATGGCCCCAAGAAGAAGGGCAAAGACCTGACATTTGTCTTTGACCGAGTCTTTGGTGAGGCGGCCACTCAACAGGATGTGTTCCAGCACACTACACACAGCATCCTTGACAGCTTCCTCCAGGGCTACAACTGCTCAG TGTTTGCCTATGGAGCTACTGGGGCCGGGAAGACGCACACCatgctgggaagggagggagacccTGGCATCATGTACCTCACCACCATGGAGCTATACAGGCGTCTTGAAGCCCGtcaggaagaaaaacaatttgAGGTCCTCATCAGTTACCTGGAG GTATATAATGAGCAGATCCATGACCTCCTGGAGCCCAAAGGACCCCTCACCATCCGTGAGGACCCTGAGAAGGGAGTGGTGGTACCGGGGCTTTCTTTCCACCAG CCAGCCTCAGCTGCACAGCTACTAGAGATGCTGACCAGGGGCAACTGCAGCCGCACACAGCACCCCACGGACGCCAACGCCACGTCTTCCCGCTCTCATGCCATCTTCCAG ATCTTTGTGAAGCAGCGGGACCGGGTTCCAGGACTGACCCAGGCCCTTCAAGTAGCCAAGATGAGCCTGATTGACCTGGCTGGCTCAGAGCGGGCATCTAGCACCCATGCCAAAGGAGAGCGGCTACGGGAGGGTGCCAACATCAACCGCTCTCTGCTAGCCCTCATCAATGTCCTCAATGCCCTGGCCGATGCAAAG GGCCGCAAGTCTCACGTGCCCTACCGAGACAGCAAACTGACCCGCCTGCTCAAGGACTCCATTGGGGGCAACTGCCGCACTGTGATGATTGCTGCCGTCAGCCCTTCCAGCCTGACCTACGAGGATACTTACAACACTCTCAAATATGCTGACCGTGCCAAGGAGATCAGACTCACG CTGAAGAGCAACGTGATCAGCTTGGACCATCACATCAGCCAGTATGCCACCATCTGCCAGCAGCTCCAGGCCGAG GTGGCTGCCCTGAGGGAGAAGCTCCAGGTGTATGAGGCAGGAGCCCAGGCCCAGCAACAGCACCCCCCACAGTCCCCCAAGTTGAGCGTACCACAACA CCTTCCGAGCTCCCCATTACAGCCTGGGCACTGCAGCCAGTCCTACACCCCAGTACTCCATGCACAGTGTGGAACCCTTCAAGAGgagaacctggagacagaggcCCAGGAACAGAGGGCTGTGGAAGACAATGCTTCGGAGCAGGAGCAGTCCCTACAGGACGAGCAG TTTCCAACCCAGATGCCAGAGCCGGACCTGCCAGGGTCGCCTAGTGTGACTTTGCAGCCGAAGCCAGTCATGAGCCAACACTCGCCACAGAAACTGGACGGGGACCATTTTAAGCA GTTGGCCCTCCGAGTTCTGTGCCTGGCCCAGCAACAATACTCCCTGCTGCAGGCAGCCAACCTCCTGACTCCTGACATGATCTCAGAATTTGAGACCCTGCAGCAGTTGGTGCATGAGGAGAACACTGAACTTGGGGCTCAGAGCCCCAGGGCTCCTGGTCGGGCGAGGGGGCACCCCCTAGCTCAGGAGTGTTCAGAGTCCA AACCTTCAGGGTACTGTGGTCCTGTCACCCGGACCATGGCAAAGCAACTGAATGGCCTCACGCACACTCTGGGAGTCCCACTTGGACCTGACTGCACCTCAGACAAGATGTCCCAAAAGCCCGccgaggagaggaagaagaagaggaaactgagcccCACAGAGCCGGGCAGTCCTCCAGCCCCGACTCAGGAGACGAAGCGCCAGCGCCAGTCCTTCCTCCCCTGCCTGAGGAGGGGCTCCCTACCTAAGGCCCAGCCTGCCTCTGAGCCCAGAACCCCCAGAGGAGAAAgggcctcctcctccccctcctcccggGTCTGCCCAGCTACAGTCATTAAAAGCCGGGTGCCCCTGGGCCCTTCTGCCTTACAGAACTGCTCCACTCCTCTCGCCCTACCCACCCGTGACCTCAACACCACCTTCACCGTCTCCGAGGAGTCCCCCTTCAAACCCAGCTTCCATGATCCTGTTGGCTGGGAGCAAGTCCCCCAGGAGCTGAACTGCACAGACCAGCCCTTCATTCCCAG tgCACCTGTGCTCATGTTCACCATGAAGGGCCCCAAATCTTCTCTACCTACAACCACTGCCGGCAAGAAGAGGCGTGCTGTGAG GTCTTCAGTTTCCCGAGGCCGAAGCTGCATTGCCCGCCTCCCCAGTAGCACTTTGAAGAAGCCAGACGGACCCTTCACAGTCCCAG AACCACCCTTGAGTCCCCACTGCCTTGGTGACCAGAGGACTCATAAGGGACTGATTGGTGTGACAGAGTGCTGTTAA